One Anaerolineae bacterium DNA segment encodes these proteins:
- a CDS encoding glycosyltransferase family 2 protein: MTIEAVVLTSNERANLPDCLRSLLWADAIMVFDSGSWDGTQDIARDLGARVVEHPFEDFASQRSAALEAAKGDWVFFVDADERCPPELAAEIRRAVEGAPAGWWVPRDNYLFGRLTRYAGWYPDYQLRLLRRGRARYDPRRPVHETVLLDGEQAWLKHSLVHYNYASVWQFMAKQGRYAHLEAGALGRQGVPRRVRTLLSRPAREFWRRFVQLEGYRMGGHGLLLSVLTAYYSLAAYWLYLRMPEDAAPGR; the protein is encoded by the coding sequence GTGACCATCGAGGCGGTGGTCCTCACCAGCAATGAGCGGGCTAACCTGCCCGACTGTCTGCGGAGCCTTCTCTGGGCCGACGCTATCATGGTGTTCGACTCGGGCAGCTGGGATGGCACTCAGGACATCGCTCGGGACCTCGGGGCCCGGGTGGTGGAGCACCCCTTCGAAGATTTCGCCTCCCAGCGCAGTGCCGCCCTGGAGGCAGCTAAGGGGGATTGGGTGTTCTTCGTGGATGCGGACGAGCGCTGCCCTCCCGAGTTGGCGGCCGAGATACGGCGCGCGGTGGAAGGCGCGCCGGCTGGATGGTGGGTGCCCCGCGACAACTACCTCTTCGGGCGACTCACTCGCTACGCCGGCTGGTACCCAGACTACCAGCTGCGGCTCCTGCGGCGGGGAAGGGCGCGTTACGACCCGAGGAGACCGGTGCACGAGACGGTGCTCCTGGACGGGGAGCAGGCCTGGCTGAAGCACTCGCTCGTGCACTACAACTACGCCTCGGTGTGGCAATTCATGGCCAAGCAGGGGCGGTACGCTCACCTGGAGGCGGGGGCACTGGGCCGCCAGGGAGTTCCTCGTCGGGTGAGGACGCTTCTGTCTCGCCCGGCGCGCGAGTTCTGGCGGCGCTTCGTCCAGCTCGAGGGCTATCGAATGGGTGGGCACGGGCTGCTTCTGAGTGTGCTCACTGCTTACTACAGCCTCGCTGCTTACTGGCTGTACCTACGGATGCCGGAGGATGCCGCGCCAGGGCGGTAG
- the tsaE gene encoding tRNA (adenosine(37)-N6)-threonylcarbamoyltransferase complex ATPase subunit type 1 TsaE, producing MSPILNPDDLDFTSHSEEQTRRLGERLGEFLQAGDVICLQGPLGSGKTRFAQGVGRGMGVRGIISSPSYTIVNEYRTPKGLTLYHVDFYRIEKGCFPGFDAGEVIGGSGVGVIEWPEKAREFIPEENLWVTFRHVDGMKRGMLFQAHGERYRELLRAFRMAAFGV from the coding sequence ATGAGCCCGATACTCAACCCTGACGATCTGGATTTCACCAGCCACAGCGAGGAGCAGACCCGGCGCCTGGGCGAGCGCCTGGGTGAATTCCTGCAGGCCGGTGACGTCATCTGTCTCCAGGGTCCGCTGGGCAGTGGCAAGACGCGCTTCGCCCAAGGCGTGGGTAGGGGCATGGGGGTACGTGGGATCATCTCCAGCCCATCGTACACCATCGTGAACGAGTACAGGACGCCCAAAGGCCTAACGCTATATCATGTTGACTTCTACCGCATCGAAAAAGGTTGCTTCCCCGGGTTCGACGCCGGCGAGGTCATAGGGGGCTCCGGCGTGGGAGTGATCGAGTGGCCGGAGAAGGCGCGGGAGTTCATCCCGGAAGAGAACCTCTGGGTCACCTTCCGGCACGTGGACGGGATGAAACGCGGGATGCTGTTCCAGGCTCATGGCGAGCGCTACCGGGAACTACTTCGAGCCTTCCGGATGGCGGCGTTCGGCGTGTGA
- a CDS encoding GNAT family N-acetyltransferase — protein sequence MSEHVWNMQQAAQRGDVSVFFSQVRLPRSLEVAYPAARDDLVIRLERGDLFLVAEAEDLIGWLSVSHDLGRRLASVDHLIVTPERRRQGVATKLMRQAVDQVRRRRARVVLASCLAKNGPAVAFFRHLGMEFCGYNEHLYSDHEIALLFAYRL from the coding sequence GTGAGCGAGCACGTGTGGAACATGCAGCAGGCCGCGCAGCGTGGCGATGTCAGTGTCTTCTTCTCCCAGGTGCGACTTCCCCGGTCTCTGGAGGTGGCCTATCCGGCCGCTCGGGACGACCTGGTGATCCGCTTGGAGAGGGGCGATCTGTTTCTGGTGGCTGAGGCTGAGGACCTGATCGGCTGGCTCTCTGTATCCCATGATCTGGGGCGCAGATTGGCCTCCGTGGACCACCTGATAGTGACTCCGGAGCGACGGCGGCAGGGAGTCGCGACGAAGCTCATGCGGCAGGCGGTGGATCAGGTTCGGCGGAGGCGCGCCCGGGTGGTGCTGGCTTCCTGCTTAGCCAAGAACGGGCCTGCTGTGGCCTTCTTCCGGCACCTGGGAATGGAGTTCTGTGGTTACAACGAGCATCTGTACTCCGACCACGAGATTGCACTGCTATTTGCGTATCGGTTGTGA
- a CDS encoding hydroxymethylglutaryl-CoA reductase, degradative produces MWCAGPGLAKIEGLSALAMSATSRLPQFYSLSPEERLHRLAEAAGVPAGELEPLRAGLTLAVADRMVENVVGVTGLPLGIATNFVINGREVLVPMAIEEASVVAGASKAARAARSGGGFVAECDPSLMIGQVQLLGLRDVEAAAYRVLERKAEVLNLANSRPSQIVELGGGATDLEARVVRESPAGPMLVVHLIYDVRDAMGANAVNSTVELVAPLLEAVTGGRANLRVISNLADRRLARARVKIVPGELDCGEVAGSTVAARIVEAYSLAAVDPYRAATHNKGIMNGVDAVAVATGNDWRALEAGAHAYAARQGRYGPLSQWAIGADGQLEGCLEMPMPVGTVGGATRACPTARACLRLMGVETASALAEVMAAVGLAQNLAALWALVTEGIQRGHMALHARQVALAAGAAGAEVEAVAGRMIEQGEIRSATAERLVREMRGNTQETQT; encoded by the coding sequence ATGTGGTGCGCGGGGCCTGGATTAGCTAAGATAGAGGGTCTGTCAGCATTAGCTATGAGTGCTACCTCGAGGCTTCCACAATTCTATAGCCTGAGCCCGGAGGAGAGACTGCACCGCCTGGCGGAGGCGGCGGGAGTGCCGGCTGGGGAGCTAGAGCCGCTCCGGGCCGGTCTGACCCTGGCGGTGGCGGACCGGATGGTGGAGAACGTGGTTGGAGTGACGGGCCTACCTCTGGGCATCGCCACCAACTTCGTGATCAACGGGCGCGAAGTGTTGGTGCCCATGGCCATCGAGGAGGCTTCGGTTGTAGCTGGAGCCAGCAAGGCCGCCCGAGCTGCCCGCAGTGGCGGCGGGTTCGTGGCTGAGTGCGATCCCAGCCTGATGATCGGGCAAGTGCAGCTGTTGGGGCTTAGGGATGTGGAAGCGGCCGCCTACAGAGTGTTGGAGCGCAAAGCCGAGGTGCTGAACCTGGCCAACTCGCGCCCTTCCCAGATCGTGGAGCTCGGTGGCGGGGCCACGGACCTGGAGGCCCGAGTGGTCCGCGAGAGCCCAGCGGGGCCGATGCTGGTGGTGCATCTGATCTACGACGTGCGCGACGCGATGGGGGCCAACGCTGTCAACTCGACGGTGGAGTTGGTGGCTCCGCTTCTGGAGGCGGTCACCGGCGGGCGGGCCAATCTGAGGGTCATCAGCAACCTAGCCGATCGGAGGCTGGCGCGGGCAAGGGTGAAGATCGTGCCCGGTGAGCTGGATTGCGGCGAGGTAGCTGGCAGTACAGTGGCGGCGCGTATTGTCGAGGCTTACTCTCTGGCGGCGGTGGACCCCTACCGGGCTGCCACCCACAACAAGGGCATCATGAACGGGGTGGATGCAGTGGCGGTTGCCACTGGGAACGACTGGAGAGCGCTGGAGGCGGGAGCCCACGCCTATGCTGCCCGTCAGGGCAGGTACGGGCCCCTAAGCCAGTGGGCCATCGGCGCGGACGGACAGCTGGAAGGCTGCCTGGAGATGCCCATGCCGGTGGGCACGGTGGGAGGAGCTACCCGGGCCTGCCCGACGGCCCGTGCCTGCCTGAGGCTCATGGGCGTGGAGACTGCTTCGGCGCTGGCCGAAGTCATGGCGGCCGTGGGGTTGGCCCAGAATCTGGCTGCGCTCTGGGCGCTTGTCACGGAGGGCATCCAGAGGGGGCACATGGCGCTGCACGCCCGGCAGGTGGCCCTGGCGGCCGGGGCAGCAGGCGCCGAGGTCGAAGCGGTGGCCGGCAGGATGATCGAACAGGGGGAGATCCGCTCGGCGACGGCGGAGCGATTGGTACGAGAAATGCGGGGGAATACCCAGGAGACACAGACCTGA
- a CDS encoding hydroxymethylglutaryl-CoA synthase, translating to MMKTEIPVGLVGYGAYVPRYRLPATEVARVWHGGRDHLPIKEKSVPGPDEDTITMAFEAARNALARARLAASQLGAVWVGSESHPYAVKPSSTVVAEALGATPNVLAASFEFACKAGTEALQAAVALVGSGMVSYALAVGADTAQGQPGDELEYTAGAGAAAFVVGPAERALAVIEGSVSHVTDTPDFFRRAGQQYPRHGGRFTGEPGYFEHVLTAARGLMDALDYTASDYSALVVHQPNAKYPAKVAADLGFGPEQTRAGMLVDRIGNAYAGSSLLGLTAVLDQAEPGQRILLVSFGSGAGSDAFSLKVTDLLQERRDLALSTLAYVERRTPIDYAMYARFRGKLAV from the coding sequence GTGATGAAGACCGAGATACCGGTGGGGCTGGTCGGGTACGGGGCCTACGTGCCCCGCTATCGGCTTCCTGCCACCGAGGTAGCGAGAGTGTGGCATGGTGGGCGTGACCATCTTCCCATTAAAGAGAAATCCGTACCCGGTCCGGACGAAGACACGATCACCATGGCTTTCGAGGCGGCCCGAAACGCTCTGGCCCGGGCCCGACTGGCGGCCTCGCAGCTGGGGGCCGTATGGGTGGGGAGCGAGTCTCATCCCTACGCCGTGAAGCCCAGTAGCACGGTGGTGGCGGAGGCACTGGGGGCCACGCCCAACGTCCTGGCTGCCTCATTCGAGTTCGCCTGCAAGGCCGGCACTGAGGCGCTACAGGCAGCCGTGGCCCTGGTCGGTTCGGGCATGGTGAGCTACGCCCTGGCTGTGGGTGCCGACACCGCCCAGGGCCAGCCCGGCGACGAGCTGGAGTACACCGCCGGGGCGGGCGCGGCTGCTTTCGTGGTGGGCCCGGCCGAGAGGGCGCTGGCTGTCATCGAGGGGTCTGTCTCGCATGTGACTGATACGCCAGACTTCTTCCGGCGTGCCGGGCAGCAGTACCCGCGGCACGGTGGAAGGTTCACTGGAGAGCCGGGTTACTTCGAGCACGTGCTGACGGCCGCTCGGGGGCTGATGGACGCCCTGGACTACACGGCTTCAGACTACTCGGCCCTGGTGGTACACCAGCCTAACGCCAAGTACCCGGCCAAGGTCGCGGCTGACCTTGGCTTCGGGCCCGAGCAGACGCGGGCAGGGATGCTGGTGGACCGCATCGGCAACGCCTACGCCGGCTCCTCGCTGCTGGGATTGACGGCGGTTCTGGATCAGGCCGAACCGGGACAGCGGATACTGCTAGTCTCCTTCGGCTCCGGCGCGGGTAGCGATGCTTTCTCCCTCAAGGTGACGGACCTGCTGCAGGAGCGCCGGGACCTAGCCCTCAGTACGCTGGCTTACGTGGAGAGGCGCACACCCATTGACTACGCCATGTACGCCCGCTTCCGCGGCAAGCTGGCGGTTTGA
- a CDS encoding thiolase domain-containing protein produces MAHSRPHEVYVIGTGQVPVREHWERSLRDLAVWALHSAVADSGIEAPEALYVGNMLGALLSDQQHLGTLVASWAGYRGIEAATVEAACCSGGSALRQGYLAVRSGAHRAVAVVGVEKMTDSVNGAATAGLAMAADAEAEGAVGLSFPAINALLMRRYMHEFEPRREDFAAFSVNSHANAVGNPNAMFRKAISERAYLEAPMIADPVNLMDSAPMADGAAAVILADAETAEQLGRRGVRITGSAVATDSLALQDRRELLCLDAVAASTARALDMAGKTPADVSFFELHDAFTIMAVLSLEAAGFAPKGEGYRLATEGAVTREGRIPICTMGGLKARGHPVGATGVYQAVEAVLQLTGRAGDCQVAGAKVGLIQNIGGSGATVVTHVLEAD; encoded by the coding sequence ATGGCACATTCGCGTCCGCATGAAGTATACGTAATCGGAACGGGCCAGGTGCCGGTGAGGGAGCATTGGGAGCGGTCTCTACGGGACTTGGCAGTCTGGGCGCTGCACTCGGCCGTGGCCGACTCAGGGATAGAGGCGCCTGAGGCGCTCTACGTGGGGAACATGCTGGGCGCACTTCTGAGCGATCAGCAGCATTTGGGAACACTGGTGGCCAGCTGGGCCGGATACCGGGGCATCGAGGCGGCCACGGTGGAGGCGGCCTGCTGCTCGGGCGGTTCGGCGTTGCGGCAGGGCTACCTGGCGGTCAGGAGCGGGGCTCATCGGGCGGTGGCCGTGGTGGGCGTTGAGAAGATGACGGACAGCGTCAACGGTGCCGCCACCGCCGGGCTGGCCATGGCCGCTGACGCGGAGGCGGAAGGGGCCGTGGGCTTGTCCTTTCCGGCCATCAACGCGCTGCTTATGCGCCGCTACATGCACGAGTTCGAGCCCCGTCGTGAGGACTTTGCCGCCTTCTCTGTGAACTCGCACGCCAACGCGGTGGGCAACCCGAACGCTATGTTCCGCAAGGCCATCAGCGAGCGGGCTTACCTCGAGGCTCCCATGATCGCCGATCCGGTGAACCTGATGGATTCGGCGCCGATGGCGGACGGAGCGGCGGCGGTGATCCTGGCCGATGCCGAGACGGCAGAGCAGCTGGGCCGCCGAGGGGTCAGGATCACGGGCTCGGCGGTGGCGACCGACTCGCTGGCGCTGCAGGACCGGCGCGAGCTGCTCTGTCTGGACGCGGTAGCAGCCTCCACTGCGCGGGCGCTGGACATGGCCGGCAAGACCCCGGCCGACGTCAGCTTCTTCGAGCTGCACGATGCCTTCACCATTATGGCAGTCTTGTCCTTGGAGGCAGCCGGCTTCGCGCCCAAGGGAGAGGGTTACCGGCTGGCGACTGAGGGGGCGGTAACTCGAGAGGGGCGCATCCCCATCTGCACTATGGGCGGTCTCAAGGCCCGCGGGCATCCGGTGGGAGCTACCGGCGTGTACCAAGCGGTGGAGGCCGTGTTGCAGCTCACCGGACGGGCGGGGGACTGCCAGGTGGCGGGGGCCAAGGTGGGGCTGATCCAGAACATCGGCGGCAGCGGGGCGACCGTGGTGACTCACGTGCTGGAGGCGGACTAA
- a CDS encoding Zn-ribbon domain-containing OB-fold protein, whose amino-acid sequence MALQLPREWRRRAERYRLFGGRCLGCGRISPSLRPICPACQDDRMEEVELSGRGEVYSFAVMYKAPEGFEQDIPYVVALVKLEEGPVITAQITDVAVDDVRVGMPVESVLRQWRQHGPDGHIVYGYKFRPAQRP is encoded by the coding sequence ATGGCTCTGCAACTGCCTAGGGAATGGCGTCGCCGGGCGGAGCGCTATCGCCTGTTCGGAGGGCGGTGCCTGGGCTGCGGTCGCATTAGCCCCTCGTTGCGTCCGATCTGCCCCGCCTGTCAGGACGACAGGATGGAGGAGGTGGAGCTGTCAGGCCGGGGCGAGGTGTACTCCTTCGCGGTAATGTACAAGGCGCCGGAGGGGTTCGAACAGGACATCCCCTACGTGGTCGCCTTGGTCAAGCTGGAGGAGGGACCTGTGATCACGGCACAGATCACCGACGTAGCCGTAGATGATGTGCGGGTGGGAATGCCGGTGGAGAGCGTGCTGAGGCAGTGGCGCCAGCACGGACCCGACGGCCACATAGTGTACGGGTACAAGTTCCGGCCTGCCCAGCGGCCGTAG